The genome window AAGCAACGGCCATACTTGTATATGGGTGTGCTTCAACTTCGCCTTGTGCTCTAGCAATACTCTCTTTTGCCTGTTGTTGTGCCTGCTGTGCAGTCGCTTTGACTTTATCTTGTCCTTGTTGTGCATATTCTGTAGTTAGATTTTTTAAAGTACTGGTAACTTCGGCAAAATCTTTACGTAATGCATCTAACTGTTCTTGTAATTCTTGATTTGTCGTTTGTGTAGCCATTTTTATCTCCTATTGATCTGTTATAAACGTATCTTCGAGACTATTATCCGTGGCAACTATTTATCCATTGCATCTTCAGCTTCATCTGCTGAATCTTCAATAGCATCACCAGCGTCATCTGCAGCATCGTCAATTGCATCTCCAGCATCTTCAACCGTGTTGTCGATTTTTTCACCCATTTCTTCTGCTGGACCATCGTTATCACAAGCTGAAAGCATACCAACGCCTGCAAAAGCAAACATAATTAGAAATGCTTTACAGATCATTGAAAAAGACTTTGATTCACTCATTGATTTCATACATACATCTCCATTTAGAATTGGGCTGAATAAAAACATTATTCAACTAGACTGACAAACTTATTAATGCGTTTGTTCATCAATACTGACATTAAAAGAGCTTTCATAGCAAAAAGTATTTATCGGAAATACTTATTGTTCGGCTCTTCTTAATCTAACCTATCGCTGATTAATGACTACTGCCTTAACCTATGTTAAAGACGAGGTAATCAAATACACATATCGTATTCATTCCCATTCACTATAAAGGAAGATAGATATGTTAAGTTGGGCATTGACGTTTTTAATCATCGGTATCATTGCTGGTGCGCTTGGTTTAAGTGGTGTTGCTGGTACAGCGACCAACATTGCTTGGATTTTATTTGTTATTGGTTTAGTTCTCGCCCTCATTTTCTTCATTACTGGTAGACGTCCACCTATGTAGACGTATATTCTCACGAAAAATATAGACATTCTTAATCGATGATGGCGTATTCAAGAAGGTCTCTTTTGAACTACATTATTTGAGCGAGTCTTCATGGAATCTGTTATCAGCGATACAGAAAGTTGTATTGTTCGTCAGTTTGAAAAAATGGTCGAGTTGTCAGAGTCAGAAGTAAACCTTCTTGCCGCTCTAGAAAGAGATGCTCGTAAGTTTGGCTCTGGTGAACGTCTAGCGTTCGCTGGTGAATACAGTGATCGTTTTTACACCCTAAAATCTGGCTGGGCCTGTGCGATAAAGACCATGGCAGATGGCCAAAGGCAAATTCTGGATATCTTTTTGCCAGGTCAGATTATAGGATTAAGGGAAATTGGACTGAGTCATTCACT of Methylophaga marina contains these proteins:
- a CDS encoding DUF1328 domain-containing protein, which codes for MLSWALTFLIIGIIAGALGLSGVAGTATNIAWILFVIGLVLALIFFITGRRPPM